One Nitrospira sp. DNA window includes the following coding sequences:
- a CDS encoding putative membrane protein — translation MRIIAKRTLRSFWKRHPRAKGPLEAWHQEVARGDWESPSAVKGRFRSVSLLQDNRVVFNIAGNQYRLIVKINYPYRVVYIRFIGTHTEYDTIDATTI, via the coding sequence GTGCGCATCATCGCCAAACGGACCCTGCGCTCGTTCTGGAAACGACATCCAAGGGCCAAAGGTCCTTTGGAAGCCTGGCATCAAGAGGTGGCGCGAGGAGATTGGGAAAGCCCGTCGGCAGTCAAAGGCCGGTTTCGTTCGGTCAGCCTGCTTCAAGATAATCGAGTGGTGTTCAACATCGCGGGAAACCAGTACCGCTTAATCGTGAAGATCAACTATCCCTATCGAGTTGTCTATATCCGTTTCATTGGTACGCATACAGAGTATGACACCATCGATGCCACAACCATCTGA